The nucleotide window TCACCATACATTTCTTCAATACCCATTTAAGGCCGGACGCCTTTCCAATGGATCCAGTGATATTTACCGGCAGAACGCCGCTTTCTGAACTTCAGCACGACCGTCCGCGCGAATATGATGAACTTGTGGCCGAGAACGAGCTTGAAAAAAGGATCGTGAAACCCGTTTCCAGGGGGAGATTGAAGCTGATCTATGCCTTTGGGCTGTTCTGCCTCGTCGTTGGCGTTACCCTCATTCTCTTCATTATTTATTCTATGCTTTTTGGATATAAATGATATATGGGTGCCTCTAAAAACCCCATAGAAAGAGTAGAATAGGGGGCATCTCTAAAAACCCCATAGAAAGAGTAGAATAGGGTTTATATTTCAGAGGGTAATGATAATATGCCTCCATAAACAAGGGGGCAAAGATGACACAGATAAAACAAATGACGCGAGAGATACAGGGTGGTTTTTTTGATGCGGAGTATCGGTTGCAGGATATATCGAAGCGAGGCGACCCATTGGATAAGCCCATAGGGGCACCTCTAAAAACCCATTGGCGTGTCATTGCGAGGGAGCGTAGTGNNNNNNNNNNNNNNNNNNNNNNNNNNNNNNNNNNNNNNNNNNNNNNNNNNNNNNNNNNCATAGGTGAAATATGACGCAAAGATTATACAAAAACCCCTTGAGCAGATTTTCGGGAGTGATGGCAATAATGGTCTTCATAATAGACGCCACACTTCTTATACTCGACTATCTTGGCGTAAGGCTCATCCCTATCATAGGTGTATTTGCCTACACCGTTTTTCCGGCGCTCCTTGGCCTTTACCTATTTCTGATACCGGTTGGAATGATTCGTGAATGGAGGCGCAGGCACAGGGAAAGAGGTGTAGAACCCCCGACGTTCCCCATATTCAATCTTAACGATGGGCATCAAAGGAAACAGCTGTATGTCTTCATCCTGGGGACATCGCTTGTGGGGCTCATTGTTCTGGCCGTTTCCACAAAAATGTATGATTATACGGAATCGGTCGAGTTTTGCAGTGAGACATGCCATAACGTCATGGAGCCCGAAGTAACAACATACAAGAGTTCCCCCCATGCGCGAGTTGAATGCGTAAAGTGTCACGTCGGAGAAGGTGCTACATGGTACGTTAAGTCGAAGCTTTCCGGTCTTTATCAAGTCTACGCGACCGTCCTTAAAAAGTATCCGACCCCTATCGAGACGCCGGTAGCCAATCTTCGTCCTTCAAGCGATACATGCGAAGAGTGTCACTGGCCCGAAAAGTTCTATGGGGCGAAGCAGGTGATAAAGACCTATTATAAGGATGACGAAAAGAATACTCCCGAGCGCACGTTCATGCTGATGAATATCGGAGGTGGCGTGTCGCCAACAGGCATTCACTGGCATGTGGGCGGGGGGAACGAAGTATATTATATCGCCAAGGACAAGGCGAGGCAGGATATACCTTTTGTGAAGGTTAAATATAAGGACGGAAAGGAAGTAGTCTATAAGGATTCCGCAAATCCAC belongs to Deltaproteobacteria bacterium CG11_big_fil_rev_8_21_14_0_20_49_13 and includes:
- a CDS encoding cytochrome C — translated: MTQRLYKNPLSRFSGVMAIMVFIIDATLLILDYLGVRLIPIIGVFAYTVFPALLGLYLFLIPVGMIREWRRRHRERGVEPPTFPIFNLNDGHQRKQLYVFILGTSLVGLIVLAVSTKMYDYTESVEFCSETCHNVMEPEVTTYKSSPHARVECVKCHVGEGATWYVKSKLSGLYQVYATVLKKYPTPIETPVANLRPSSDTCEECHWPEKFYGAKQVIKTYYKDDEKNTPERTFMLMNIGGGVSPTGIHWHVGGGNEVYYIAKDKARQDIPFVKVKYKDGKEVVYKDSANPPTQELIANGELRKMDCIDCHNRPTHIFRSPVDAVDGAIEGGRIDRSIPYIKKTGVEALEGDLEGIRPKLEDFYKKKYPSIETKRIDIAIAELESIWKANNFPDMRSKWDVYPNNVGHFRWKGCFRCHDGLHKDEKGVGIKKDCNICHIFLSEVVAGAIAEKERLGVAFRHPADVGGADKTMNCNDCHGGK